The region ATGGATAACATGGTTCAAATGATGAAAAACACTTTCGTTGCAGACAACCGCGATGGTTTGGCGACAAACCAAGAAGAGACTTACCAATTCAAATTGGATTCTTCCGGTAAATTGTATGCAAACTTGGTTTGGACAGATGCTCCAGGTTCAGCGAATGCTTCTAAAGCACTAGTGAACGACCTTGATTTGGTCCTTGTTGGTCCAAATGGAACGGTTTCTATGAATGATCACATCAACAACAACGAGATGATCGAACAAGTATTGCCTGCAGGCGACTATAAGCTGATTGTTAAAGGTGCTAACGTGCCAAACGGTAAAAACGGTGGCCGCCAAGCCTACGCCCTTGTTTGGAGCGTTCAATAGAACTGTTTAGTAATTAATCGATATTCAATTAACTAATTGAAATGATTGAGTAAAAGCCCCATTTTAAATGGGGCTTTTTTCGTTGAAAAACCTTGGAAAACTTTTCCAACGCTCCGCTCAGATTTGATAACTCGTGTCAAATTTGATAGAACTACCACGGTTATAAGTGGCTATAAGTGGAGGTTTCCTGATGCTGACGTTCAATATCGGTGATAATGCAGTTTATCCCGGCTACGGCGTAGTTAAAGTTGTAGCTATCGAGACGAAAGAAATGCTCGGCGCTAAAATCTCGTTCTACAATATGCAATTGGTAGATACGGGCCTTAAAATCATGATCCCTACAACTAACGTTAAATCAGCGGGTCTTCGCCCTATCATCTCTAAAGATGAAGCTGCTCGCGTTGTAAGCATTCTTAAAGAAAAAGACGTCAAAATCGACAACCAAACTTGGAACCGTCGTTACCGTGAATACATGGAAAAGATCAAAACGGGTTCTGTATTCGAAATCGCTGAAGTTTTACGCGATTTGTTCCTTTTGAAAGCTGATAAAGAGCTTTCCTTCGGCGAGCGCAAAATGCTTGATTCAGCTCGTTCCCTTTTGTTGAAAGAGCTGACTTTGGCAACTAGCGAAGCTGAATTGTTCAACGAAGAAGAGGTAAAAGCTATCTTCGGTATCACAGGTTAATTTGCCGGGTGTCCTGACAAATCGTCAGTGGACGAATCCAAAAATTCATATTAGTTTTAAGGCCTGGATTTTCCGGGCCTTTTTCATTTTTGGAGCCGATTCGATGTCTTCACAAGCTTCTTCTAAAGTTCGCGTTCGTTTTGCACCTTCTCCGACGGGTTATTTGCACGTTGGTGGCGCAAGAACGGCTTTGTACAACTACCTTTTTGCCAAAAAAAATGGTGGTGAATTCATCCTTCGTATCGAAGACACCGATGAGGCTCGCTCCACTCAAGAATCTTTGCGTGGGGTGGTGGATGACCTGGTTTGGCTGAACCTCTTGTGGGCAGAAGGGGTAGACCCTGTCACTTTGAAAGATGTGGGACCCAATGGCCCTTACAAACAAAGTGAGCGCATGCATATCTATAAGCAAATTGCGGAACAGCTTTTAGCTGAAGGCAAAGCTTATTACTGTTTCCTGACGGATGCGGAAATTGAAGCTCAACGTGAAGCTCAGATGAAAGCGGGCGGTCAGCCCCATATTCAATCTCCATATGCTGATTGGACTTTGGATCAAGCCAAAGCAAAAATGGCAGAGGGTGGGACTCCACCGGTTGTTCGTTTTAAAACGAAGCATCTTAAAAAAGACTATATCTTTAACGACATCGTTCGCGGTGAAGTGAAGTTCCCATCTGATATGGTGGGTGACTTTGTACTTCTTCGTGGTGGCGGTATGCCGGTTTATAACTTCTGTTGTGTGGTGGATGATCATTTGATGAAAATGACCCACGTGTTCCGTGCAGAGGAGCATCTTCCAAACACTCTTCGTCAGTTGATGATTTACGAAGCGATGGGATGGAGGGCACCAGAGTTCGGTCACATGGCTTTGATTTTGGATGAAGACCGTCAAAAACTTTCTAAACGTAAAGGTGCCGTCGCTTGTGGCCAGTTGAAAGACGAAGGCTATTTGGCGTCTGCTGTTTTGAACTTCATCGCGCTTTTGGGATGGTCACATCCAGAAGGTAAAGAAATCATGTCGGTTGATGATATGGTTTCTGCTTTCGATATCTCTCGTCTAAATCCTTCGGGCGCGATCTTTGACCGCGTGAAATTCAAATGGATGAATGCGCAGCACTTGCGTGCTCTTCCAAATACGGAGTTGTGGAAAGCGATTCAGCCGTTCCTGGCTCGCGAAAATATGCAGTTGCCTTCAGATCCAGTTTGGCAGGACAAGTCTTTGAATTTGTTTAAGCCTTATATGGAAGTTTTAGCTGACGCGATCACTTTGTACCGTCCACTGAATGACAACTCTTACGTGATTCAACCAGATGCCGAAGAAGTTATGAAGCTTGAAACGACCAGAGCTGTTTTGACGACTTGGAAAGAATTGGTTCAGGCGCACGGTGCTGAATACATGACTGAGGAAGAATTCCTAAAAATCCAAGATGAAGTAAAAAACAAAACGGGTGCTAAAGGTAAAAACCTGTTCCAGCCTATTCGTGTGGCTGTGATCGGTCAACCTCACGGAGCCGAGCTAAAAATTCTGGTGCCGTTGATGAAAAAGCAGTCCCTTGTGGCCCGTGCGGAAAAAGCACTAGCGAGCATCGCCTAAAGGTACGTCCTTACCTGCAGAGGTAGGGCCTTACTTGGTAAAATTAATATTGAATGAACGGCATTGCTAAGTAAGGCCGTATCTTTTGAGGAAATTATGTCATTGAAGATTTACAACTCACAATCTCGTCAGTCCGAGGAATTTGTTCCTTACGATCCTAAGCACGTGAAAATGTACGTGTGTGGTCCGACGGTTTATAACTTTCTTCATGTGGGTAATTTCCGTGGACCTGTTGTTTTCAATATGGTTCGCAATTGGTTGGAGTATCTTGGCTATAAAGTGACTTACGCTTTAAACTTTACCGATGTCGACGACAAAATCATCGCGAAGGCGAATGAAGTCGGCATGACGCCAGGGGAGTTATCTGAAAAGTATATTGCTGAATACAAGCATGACTTTGCAAGTTTGGGCCTTCGTCCTCATGATATGAATCCTAAGGTCACCGAGCACATGGAAGACATTTTGTCCATGGTCGGTACATTGATCGAGAAAAACGCCGCTTACGAAACACAAGGTGACGTGCTTTACTCGATTGAGTCCTTCAAAGACTACGGTAAACTGAGCGGTCGTCACACTGATGAATTGCTAGCAGGTGCTCGTGTTGAAGTGGACGAGAAAAAACGTTCACCGATGGATTTTGCTTTGTGGAAGGCTGCAAAGCCAGGAGAAATTTCTTGGGCTTCTCCGTGGGGGCCTGGCCGTCCGGGTTGGCACATCGAGTGTTCGGCGATGATTAAAAATATTTTTGGTGATCAGATCGACATTCACGGTGGTGGAATGGATTTGATTTTTCCGCATCACGAAAATGAAATCGCGCAATCGGAAGGCTGCACAGGGAAGCACTTTGTGAAGTACTGGATGCACAATAACATGCTAAATTTTGGCGGTCAGAAGATGTCAAAGTCTTTGGGCAACATTGTTTCGTTGCGTGAATTTGTGACGACGTACAACGCTGAAATTTATAAATGGATGATTCAGTCTGTGCACTATCGCACGATGAGTGAGTTCGGTGATGCGGCTGTGGATCGCGCGATTTCCGGTCTGGCTCGCGTATATTCGGCTCTTGCCATGGCGGAATCTTATCTGACGCCGGAAGTGACTCAAGCGGATGCTGGATTTGCGAAAATCACTGAAGACGCTTGGAAAAAAGTGGAAGCAGCGATGAATGATGACTTCGGTACACCTGAAGTTTTTGCGACCATGTTTGAAGTGGTCCGCCAGTTCAACACTCAAGTTCGCCGTGGTATGAAAGTGAACCCAGCAATTCAAGGCAAAGCTTTGGTGTTTTCTCAGTTTATCAAGAAGGTCGGCAGCATGATGGCAATGTTCCAAGAACCTGCACATGATTTCTTGGTCAAGGTTGATGATATGTTGCTGGATAAGGCGGGAATAAAACGCGCCGAAGTCGATGCTGTCGTAGCAGAGCGTTCGCAAGCTCGTGCTAATAAAGACTTTGCAAAATCGGATGAACTTCGTAACAAGCTTGTAGCTATGAATATTTCAGTTAGTGACACACCGGAAGGCTCGTTCTGGGAAGTTTCTAAATAAATAATTCAGCAGGAAAACGAGAATAGGTAACGGGAATTGAGAGAGTGCATTCACTCGTGCTTGCACTCATTCACTCACGCTCTCACGCTCTCATGTTTTCAAGTTTTCATGTTTTCATGTTTTCATGTTTTCATGTTTTCATGTTTTCATTTCATGTTTTCATGTTTTCATGTTTTCATGTTTTCATGTTTTCATGTTTTCATGTTTTCATGTTTTCAAGTTCTCAAGTTCTGCCGCCTCAATACCCACCGTATCCCCCGTGACGCATGCAGTAACCGGAACGGAGGTAGATTTGGCAATTTTGACCGCATTTACATTTAAGTGATCTCTGAAAGTGGTTTTCTCTTCATTGTAAGGGCTCTGATCGCCGCAGTGACAAGGCTCCCGCAATAGACAATTCCTAAACTGCTCCACATCAAGAACAATCCATCGAATGGAACTCTGAACCTGTTCTCTGATTTGAAAATATAAACGGTAAAGAAAATTGTTAGGGCCATCAAAGCGCAGACTTCGTTCAAATCGTTACGGCGCCGGGAATACGACAGCGCTCCGATAACAGCCAAAGGTAAAAGGCCCCATTCGAAAATTGGCGCCCAGATTTTATAAAGGAAATCAATCGGGGAGCCAGCAACCGGCCATGTGCTATTGCCATAGAAAAGATAATTGATATAGCGCAGGCTTTCCGCCATGACCCATGGGTTTTCCTTCACGCAGTCAGCCCCCGCTTTCCAGAAATACGCCTGGTCTGTGAAAGGTCGATCCCATTTTTTAAAAGTAGTTTCTTTTAAAGTCACAAACAGCGGTGACATCCAAGACGCCCCGGCCGAGTCAGCATTGTTTTTGGAAGGACATTTTCCCTCGACAAAATTCAAAGCTCCCGCAGTGGGTCCCCATTGAAATTGATTGTAGGCAAACTTTGTGAATGCCAAATGGGGCAGCATCACGATGAAACAGCCCATAGCAAGAATGCCTACTTTCTTAAAGGCAATTTTATACTGATCGCGCTCACGATATAAAAGCCATAAACTAAATGCCGGAATAAAGAATGCGTGATTTCCCTTAAAGTAAAAAGACACCATCAATAGGACGCCAACCAGAAAGTAATCTTTAAGACGTTTTGACTCTAACGCCTTCATAATCCACCACAAAGTCAGCATGATTAAAAAACTGTACGGGGACTCTGCCATATGACGAGCCGTAAAGCCGACCTGGGGCGCATCAAGGCAAACGAATAAAAGTGTCAAAAGAGCCGCGGTTTTCCCAAAATTTTTCAAAACCAAAAGATAAGCAAGCAGTGCCGTCCCCAGGGAAACAAAAATGCTAGTCCATTTTAAAAGTTCCCAATCACCCAGAATTCTTAAAACCAAAGTGTAAAGGGTGTATCCGATGGGTTGAAAGGTTTGCCCTAAGTTGAAAGAGCCACGAAGCATCTGAACTCCTCGCTGAAAATATCCTGACATGTCTGAAAACAGATACATCTCCGGAGGCATTGCAACCTGGGTGGTCCAAAATCGTAGTAAAAAACCTAATAGAAAAACAGCGATGACGGGAATCTTCCAGCGATCCTGAGGCAAGGGGAGTGTCGCGTACAGTATCCCGCAAAGGGCTAAGCAAAGAAAAAACAACCCGACAAGCAGTTGCGGAGAACTCCAGTCCTTATCTAGGTAAAATCCAAAACTTCCACCAAAAGAATCTCCACTGAGGTTCCAAGTGGTGGTTTTGCTAAATGTGTTAGCGGGAATTTTAAGCGCCATTCCGCGTTCATTATTGCAGCGAGCTTCCGGCGAAGATGGCAACGTCCAGTCTTGTCCGTTCGTGGACAGGGTGTTTAAACAACTTAAAGTCCGTAAACGTAAATCCTGAGGCATCATCCACGAGGGCAGGTAATTGGCGCGAGTCGTAAACTGCAACCAAAACAAACCACTTTCGTTGGGATTGTAATCTTTGATTACAATCGATGAAGGAGCCTTCGTATCCGTTTGTAAGTTCGGATGTACGATCTGAATGTTTTCCATCTTAGGAGTGAGTAACTGAAACCAGTTCAGACAAACGATCACGATGAACAGACTTAATAAAAACAGGCGAGTGGAGAAGAGTTTGCTCCCGGTGTTTGCTGAAAGATTTGATGAATTTCCCATGACCGAAGCTGTAGCCTCGGTCGGGATTCACGGCAAGTTACCAAGTCGACATTATCACCTTTATTGCGATGCAATTGGTGCGCTTTTCAAAACCAGTTCGTGGGTCTTATTCGCCTCAATCTCCTTGGAATCCATTAATTGTGGACGGTGAAATCCCGTTACAAAAAGTTCAACTTGGTCTTTGTAAAACGGGGATAGCATATGGCCGCTAATGCCAATGGGATTAACTCCCCAGCTGTGAGTCACATTTGCCATGTCGACCACTCGGCGAGTGGACGCACCCGCAACGACATTGAAATCACCGCCCAAGGAGCGCGCCTTGTTATTCGTGATTTCATTGTAGGCACCACCCAGCGGATAAGGACCTAAATTGAAAATGTAATTTAAAGGTTTTTCTCGGCCCAGCGGGTGAACATACTCAATGGTGTGAATGTCTCCCCATTGAGGAGGGCGGGACCATTTTGCCATTGTGTTGCGGAAAGCATGAGTAAACAACTCGTCAGGTTTGACTAATTTCCACCATGGAGAATTTTCGTTTTGCACAACTCTCTCAAAAAACATCCAAGCGTGAGGGGTTGTCAGATAGGCGGCCCGTTGATCCTCCAGAGGAGCTAGCAGCAAAAGCAGACTTTCGTTAATCCAGCTATAGTAAAGACTCGCTTCACGAGAATCCCTGTCGGAAATAAAATTCCACTTTTTAAGGCGGTCCAGGATTGGACCGTGTTTAATAAATTCGTCCGCTGTTAGTTTTAAGTGACTCAGCATTTTCGCCATTAAAACGTGGTTCGCCGCATTGAAGTTCTTCACTTGCAGACTGCGCATTTCTTCGGCGTTCCAAAGCTTTTTAGTCTCAAGAATTTCGGTGATGGTTTTCTGGCGGTCCGCACTTTGCCAGTCTCCACGAAGTTCCGATTCGATATCTGTCGGGCGAGTGTTGGCAGTCACAATGATTCCGTTTGCTGGATTTACGACATGAGGTTTTTGCTCCCAGCTTAATAATCCTTTGTATTCGTCCTTGCCGCTCGTACCGTCCAGAATCATATCGGAATTAGGATTGTGCTTAGTCGCGACATCACCAAACATCCACCAAGCGATGTTTTTTTCATCCGCATACATGACATTTAATCCTGGAGCACTTCCAGTCTTTAATGCATTTTCGAAAGTCTTCATGTCTTTGGATTCGCCCATTGTATACAGAGCTTGCAATGGATCGTTGTCGATCTTGGGATAGGCCCATTTCAGGGAAAGGTCTGCATCGACCACGTAATCCATTAAAGGCCCGTGAGGAGTTTGAATCACTTCCATCTGAACGGGGGCTTGCTTTTTAACCATGATGGTTTCGTTACGAACAGTGTAGGGTTGTTCTTTGCCGTTAAAAATCAAAGTCTTTTTTGTACGATCAATTTTTTCGGAGTAAAGATCCATGTCATCCGTCTGAGACATTGTAAATCCCCAGGCGTGATGGGGAGTGTGACCCAAGATCGCAAAAGGAACGAGCGGCAGATAGTGTCCATAGATTTCAAATTCCGGGGTGTGAATGTGCGCCTCGAACCAAACCGATGGATGATTAAAGCCAATGTGGGGGTCGTTGGCAAAAATGCTTTTGCCACTTGCAGAACGTGAAGGCCCGACGAGCCAAGAGTTGCTGCTATCGAAAACCGCTGCAAAGGAGCTGTCTGCCAACTTATAAAGGGGGCTTAAGTCGACTTGACTTGCGACGCTATAGGGAGTTTTTAACGGATCATTGCGAAGCTCTTGAAACATTTCGGGCGACAATTTTTTCGCCAGCAACGTCATCGTAGGGTCTACTCGTAAAGCGATCCCAAAGCTATAAGCGATTTGTCCGGTCATGACGTAGGAGTCGATGGGTGAAAAGGGAGCAAGCTTGGTAATCCCTAGAATCGCCAGGTCATAGGGAATCGGGCGAGTCGCGACGTATTGATTCACGCCGTCGCAAAAGGACTCCATCATTTTCCACATTTCCGGATCGAAGGTGCCGTCTTTGCGTTTTTTCTCAAGCATCTTTTCTGAGGTCTTTTTCAACCCAAGACTGCGATATAGCATGTCTGATTTTACGGCTCTTTCACCGATGACTTCTGCGAGAAGACCTTGTGTTTGGCGGCGAGCCATTTCCATTTGGAAAAGTCTTTCGCTGGCCATCACATATCCGAGTGCTTTAAACGCATCTGATTTGTTTTGAGCGAAAATGTGGGGAATCCCATAGGTGTCACGTTGCACTTTGACGTCTTTAGAAAGGTTTGTCAGAGAGATTTCGCCATCAAGCGGCGCCAATGATCGACGCATAAACGAATAGGTTCCCAAAACCACAACCAAAAGAACTGCAGCAAAAACAACGAGGGAAATTTTAAGTTTTCTCATGCCCCTCACTGTCACAAAGACCAGAGATTCATGCAAGTCTGCGAGATGTCACTGCGCAAGATAGAAATGACCAGGAGCCTCTAGCGAACTGGCTTTTATTTGTGCTACGATCAGAGGGATGGCCAAAGCTTATAAAAAGAACTTTCAATTGGTGTCTGAGTTTAAACCTTCTGGGGATCAGCCAAAAGCGATCGAGCAGATGCTGGAAAATTTTGGTGCGGGTCTGAAGCATCAAACATTACTGGGTGTCACCGGTTCCGGAAAAACATTCAGTATGGCGCACACGATTGCGCGGATGAATCAACCGGCCCTGGTGCTTGCCCCCAACAAAACATTGGCAGCGCAATTGTATGCTGAGTTCAAAGAGTTATTCCCGCACAATGCGGTTGAGTACTTTGTTTCTTATTATGATTACTATCAGCCCGAAGCCTATATTCCCTCGACCGACACTTACATTGAAAAAGACTCGGCGATTAATGAGCAAATCGATCGCATGCGCCACTCGGCCACGCGTTCTTTGTTTGATCGTCGCGACGTTATTATCGTGAGTTCGGTTTCTTGTATCTATGGTTTGGGTTCGCCTGAAGCCTACGAAGGCATGATGATTCAGGTTGTCTCGAATACCGAGATGAAACGTGATCATCTTTTGCGTGAACTCATACGTGTACAATATCAACGAAACAACGTCGACTTTTCGCGCGGCACAGTTCGGGTGCGCGGGGATAATGTCGAAATCTTCCCTCCGTACGAAGAAGAGCGCGCAATCCGCGTTGAGTTCTTTGGTGATTTCATCGAAAGACTTTCGTGGATTGATCCACTGACTGGTCAGGTACTGGAAGAGATCGATCAAATCGGTATCTATCCGGGAAGTCACTATGCAACAGGTGATGATAACTTGAAACGCGCGATCAAGACGATCCAAGATGAGTTGCGGGATCAGCTGCAGTTCCTGAATAAAAATATGAAGTTCTTAGAAGCTCAACGATTGGAGCAAAGAACTTATTACGATATCGAGATGATGGAACAAATGGGTTTTTGTCAGGGGATCGAGAACTATTCTCGGCACTTAACAGGCCGTGGACCCGGCGAACCACCTCCGACATTGCTAGAATACTTCCCGAAGGACTTTATCACGTTCATCGATGAATCACACGTGACCGTTCCTCAAATCGGGGGGATGTACCGCGGGGATCGTGCTCGTAAGTCAACTTTGGTTGAGCATGGTTTCCGTATGCCATCAGCCTTGGACAATCGCCCTTTGAACTTTCAAGAATTTGAAAAGATGATGGATAAGTGCGTGTATGTTTCGGCGACGCCGGGCACTTATGAATTGCAAAAATCCGAAGGTATTATCGTTGAACAGATCATCCGCCCAACAGGTTTGATTGATCCGATTGTGGAAGTCCGTCCCGTAAAACATCAGGTCGATGATTTACTGAAAGAAATCCGTGAGCGTATCAAATTGAAAGAACGCGTTTTGATCACGACTTTAACAAAACGCTCCGCCGAGGATTTGACCGAGTACTACGAAAATTTGGGAATCAAAATCAAATACTTGCACAGCGATATTGATACGATCGAGCGTTCAGAAATCCTGCGCGATTTGCGCTTGGGAGTGTTTGACGTTTTGGTAGGTATCAACTTATTGAGAGAAGGTCTGGATATTCCAGAGGTCAGCCTTGTCGGTATCACCGATGCCGATAAAGAGGGATTCCTTCGTTCCGAAAGATCGCTGATTCAAACAATTGGTCGAGCAGCTCGTAATATCAATGGACGGGTGATCTTGTACGGGGATGTGATGACCGAAAGTATGACCAAGGCCATCGGTGAAACCGAACGTCGTCGTCGTATTCAGCAAGAGTATAATGAAGCCCATGGCATCACTCCACAATCTATTCGTAAGAAAATTCGCGACGGATTGGGTGAAGCCTTTGACGGCTCTGTGGGTGGAGCACCATTGAAAGGTGAAAACCGTCAACAGGCCATCGTTAATAAGTACTCGCACGAACCGGATAAATTGACTCAAGAGATTGATAAGCTTCGCGATAAAATGCGCAAACTTTCTAAGAACTTGGATTTCGAGGAAGCGGCGAAAGTACGCGACGAAATCAAACGTTTGCAAATTGTTGAATTGGGCATTCGCAGTGGGGAAGTCGAAGGCGAGAGTGCCAAGGTGAATAAAGATGGCCTCGAGTAAATTTGACGAAATCCGCGATAAGGTGCGCGAATTTCCCACGCAAAGTGGTGTGTACCTGATGAAGGGGCCTGGCGATAAGATTATCTATATCGGTAAGGCCAAAGTTCTTCGTAATCGCGTGCGTAGTTATTTTACAGACAGCAAGGATCATTCTCCCAAGACTCGTTTGCTGGTTTCGAATATTTTGGATGTTGAATACATCCTTACTAAAACTGAAGTCGAAGCTTTCTTATTGGAAGCTTCACTGATTAAGAAACATCGTCCCAAGTACAACATCCGTCTGCGTGATGATAAGGCCTATCCTTACATTCGCCTCAGCTGGTCCCAGGAGTTCCCGCGATTGTATGTCGCACGTAAAGTCAAACGGGATGGGTCTCTTTATTTTGGTCCTTATACTTCGGGATTAGCAGTGCAAGGGACGATTCGTTTCTTGAACCGCACTTTTAAAATACGCGATTGTACAGATGCGATGTTCACATCACGCAAGCGTCCTTGCATGACCTATCAGATTGGTCGTTGTACGGCGCCATGTGTGGATTACATCAGTCAGCAGGATTATAAAAGTGAAGTTGAAGGGGCGAAGCTTTTCCTAAAAGGCCAGAACAAAAAGGTCATTAAAGCTTTAAAAGACAAAATGATGGGAGCAGCTGACGAAGAGAAATTCGAAGTGGCAGCACGTCTGCGTGATTCTATCGAAGCCATTAAAACTATTTTGGAAAAACAAGCTGTCATCAATGATACTTCTGAAAAGGACCAAGATGCCGTGGGCTTTTATGGCGATGAACGGGGTTGCTTGATTGAAACCGTCCACGTTCGTGGGGGCCGTGTCATTGGAACACGACCTCACTTCTTGCCACATTTTGATCCGAATGATTCTGCCGAAGATCCAAGAGAATGGATGGTGGATTTCCTGAATCAGTATTACGAAGACAATTTCATTCCCGATGATGTATTGTTGCCATTGGATATCGGCAGTGATCTGAATAAACTTATGGAGCAGGTTCTAGAGTCCCGTTCCGGAACTAAAGCGGCAGTGCGTTTTGCAACAGACGAGCGAGGTCGTTCTTTGGTTGAGATGGCTAACGAAAACGCTAAAGCGCATTTCTTAAAATATGTCTCTAAATCCGAAGAAAAACTTCGAGGTCTGCAAGAGATCAAAGAAAAATTCAATCTGCCCGAGCTTCCTCGTCGTATCGAGTGTTATGATATTTCGACCTTCCAAGGGGCTGAAACGGTCGCCTCGCAAGTGGTGTTTGAAGAGGGCGTGCCAGCCAAGGATCACTATCGTCGCTATAAAATTAGAACTGTGGAAGGTATTAATGACTTTGCCTCTATGTATGAGGTGCTGAGCCGTCGATTCAAACACACGGAATACGAAGACCCACAGTTAGTGGTCATCGACGGTGGTAAAGGGCAGTTGTCTCAAGCCATGAAAATTTTGGCGGAGATCGGTCGCAGCGACATTCCGGTGGTGGGCCTAGCAAAAGCACGGACGGAGAGCGATTTCCAAAAAGCCGAAGTGGAGTCCACAGAAGAAAGATTCTTCCTGCCGGGGCGTCAAAACCCTGTGATTTTCAAAAACAACTCCGAAGCTCACCATATTTTAGTGGGAATCCGTGATGAAGCCCATCGTTTCGCAATTACGTATCATCGTAAGCTGCGTGAGGGGACATCTCTTGAGAGCGAACTTGATTACGTTGTGGGTCTTGGCGAAAAAAGAAAGAAAACTCTTTTGACTCAGTTTAACTCTATTGATGAAATTAGGATGGCCGATCCAAGTGAGATTGCAAAGTTAAAGAGCTTTAACCGCGTTTTAGCGGAGCGAATTATTTTGCAACTGAACGAATCGGAAGAAGAAGAAGTCGAAGCAGAATAGAGTTCAAATGAAAAATCACGCGTTTTT is a window of Bdellovibrio sp. SKB1291214 DNA encoding:
- the uvrB gene encoding excinuclease ABC subunit UvrB, which codes for MAKAYKKNFQLVSEFKPSGDQPKAIEQMLENFGAGLKHQTLLGVTGSGKTFSMAHTIARMNQPALVLAPNKTLAAQLYAEFKELFPHNAVEYFVSYYDYYQPEAYIPSTDTYIEKDSAINEQIDRMRHSATRSLFDRRDVIIVSSVSCIYGLGSPEAYEGMMIQVVSNTEMKRDHLLRELIRVQYQRNNVDFSRGTVRVRGDNVEIFPPYEEERAIRVEFFGDFIERLSWIDPLTGQVLEEIDQIGIYPGSHYATGDDNLKRAIKTIQDELRDQLQFLNKNMKFLEAQRLEQRTYYDIEMMEQMGFCQGIENYSRHLTGRGPGEPPPTLLEYFPKDFITFIDESHVTVPQIGGMYRGDRARKSTLVEHGFRMPSALDNRPLNFQEFEKMMDKCVYVSATPGTYELQKSEGIIVEQIIRPTGLIDPIVEVRPVKHQVDDLLKEIRERIKLKERVLITTLTKRSAEDLTEYYENLGIKIKYLHSDIDTIERSEILRDLRLGVFDVLVGINLLREGLDIPEVSLVGITDADKEGFLRSERSLIQTIGRAARNINGRVILYGDVMTESMTKAIGETERRRRIQQEYNEAHGITPQSIRKKIRDGLGEAFDGSVGGAPLKGENRQQAIVNKYSHEPDKLTQEIDKLRDKMRKLSKNLDFEEAAKVRDEIKRLQIVELGIRSGEVEGESAKVNKDGLE
- the uvrC gene encoding excinuclease ABC subunit UvrC: MASSKFDEIRDKVREFPTQSGVYLMKGPGDKIIYIGKAKVLRNRVRSYFTDSKDHSPKTRLLVSNILDVEYILTKTEVEAFLLEASLIKKHRPKYNIRLRDDKAYPYIRLSWSQEFPRLYVARKVKRDGSLYFGPYTSGLAVQGTIRFLNRTFKIRDCTDAMFTSRKRPCMTYQIGRCTAPCVDYISQQDYKSEVEGAKLFLKGQNKKVIKALKDKMMGAADEEKFEVAARLRDSIEAIKTILEKQAVINDTSEKDQDAVGFYGDERGCLIETVHVRGGRVIGTRPHFLPHFDPNDSAEDPREWMVDFLNQYYEDNFIPDDVLLPLDIGSDLNKLMEQVLESRSGTKAAVRFATDERGRSLVEMANENAKAHFLKYVSKSEEKLRGLQEIKEKFNLPELPRRIECYDISTFQGAETVASQVVFEEGVPAKDHYRRYKIRTVEGINDFASMYEVLSRRFKHTEYEDPQLVVIDGGKGQLSQAMKILAEIGRSDIPVVGLAKARTESDFQKAEVESTEERFFLPGRQNPVIFKNNSEAHHILVGIRDEAHRFAITYHRKLREGTSLESELDYVVGLGEKRKKTLLTQFNSIDEIRMADPSEIAKLKSFNRVLAERIILQLNESEEEEVEAE